From Streptomyces sp. NBC_00690, a single genomic window includes:
- a CDS encoding class I SAM-dependent methyltransferase, with product MTDTDNWHKRGSSFGRGAEQYDRTRPHYPVSSFRWVLGEKPRTVLDLGAGTGILTRALLADGHQVTAVEPDHEMRQVISDSAPSANVLGGSAEAIPLADDSVDAILVSHAYHWFDPDSAHAEMARVLRPGGTLAALWNLRDEEVPWSAELSRILADEDTGTDPETSAAILLHGTLAALRANDAARLSGWLRNPSFGPEFNAIERGYFEHASPQTVDTLIGLITSRSYYLNASAERQEELTQQIRQLAATHPDLAGQQEFDLPYVTVVFKAGLTS from the coding sequence ATGACCGACACGGACAACTGGCACAAGCGCGGCTCCTCCTTCGGCCGGGGCGCCGAGCAGTACGACAGGACTCGCCCCCACTACCCGGTATCGAGCTTCCGATGGGTACTGGGCGAGAAACCACGGACGGTGCTCGACCTCGGCGCCGGGACGGGCATCCTCACCCGAGCCCTGCTCGCGGACGGCCACCAGGTGACCGCCGTCGAACCGGACCACGAGATGCGGCAGGTGATCAGCGACTCCGCGCCGTCAGCGAACGTACTCGGTGGCAGCGCCGAAGCCATCCCCCTGGCGGACGACAGCGTCGATGCGATCCTGGTCAGCCATGCGTACCACTGGTTCGACCCCGATTCGGCGCATGCCGAGATGGCCCGAGTGCTCCGCCCGGGCGGAACCCTCGCAGCGTTGTGGAACCTCCGCGACGAAGAGGTCCCCTGGTCGGCGGAGCTCTCGCGGATCCTCGCCGACGAGGACACCGGAACGGACCCGGAGACCTCCGCGGCGATCCTCCTGCACGGCACTCTCGCCGCACTCCGGGCGAACGACGCGGCCCGACTGTCCGGTTGGCTGAGGAATCCGAGCTTCGGCCCCGAGTTCAACGCCATCGAACGCGGGTACTTCGAGCATGCCTCGCCCCAGACGGTGGACACCCTCATCGGGCTCATCACCTCACGTTCCTACTATCTGAACGCCTCGGCCGAGCGCCAGGAGGAGCTGACGCAACAGATCAGGCAACTCGCCGCCACGCACCCGGACCTCGCCGGGCAACAGGAGTTTGACCTACCGTATGTGACGGTCGTCTTCAAGGCCGGTCTCACGTCCTAG
- a CDS encoding NAD(P)/FAD-dependent oxidoreductase, protein MLTLLDHSLPADVLPFLHGPGLLHHPELSAGRHGARAAALASHRPDVLLTRTMLDPSETAAWYEATDADAPLLVVLIDADDEHAREESGQATPGAGCPRLTVHRLKDPHGTERAVYARALALAERLWLTAVTAPALAARLSAVRPFRGSVALVGAGVVNLITALRLVRAGHAVTVYDRAPDPRADAHWTVYGTSRGGGDGRMFTLTETDGYHGNPQTGPIPYLRPLVDNGWCLAEPSALRQEELDWVHDSTRIPPWLARAYTDDVLLFNQFARRSWEELFTAEPTLSRDVGLRDGILRLYNDPVRLSAQTARQWALGAVRTVLSPAEVAKRHPALTGAHTAGALAGGVEVVGFTVQIHDFLARLTGLLEEEGAVFHWETPVEGLRTDPNGLPDGLRCQEEVVRFDHYVLSPGAYGGELLRGTATHGLIHGVIGVWLTLPNLAPQLMNSVKISRSGHLAEDSNVTVTTGPDGEPLLVVGSGYGWTGADPAHIDPIQLEALHMAVEDTAAWFFPEAYEEARRTGLLKESRRHCVRPWTASSLPVLEIAPNAHGGLVVVTGGHNTGGFAQAPVAADAVAAALRGEPHPTHIRYHPDRLRMFYRQR, encoded by the coding sequence TTGTTGACACTTCTGGACCACTCGCTGCCCGCCGACGTCCTGCCCTTCCTCCACGGACCGGGGCTGCTCCACCACCCCGAACTCTCAGCCGGCCGGCACGGTGCACGAGCCGCTGCGCTCGCCAGCCATCGCCCTGACGTGCTCCTGACGCGCACCATGCTCGATCCGTCCGAAACGGCGGCCTGGTACGAAGCGACCGACGCCGATGCGCCGCTCCTGGTCGTACTCATCGACGCCGATGACGAGCATGCGCGGGAGGAGAGTGGACAGGCCACGCCTGGCGCGGGGTGTCCACGGCTGACCGTTCACCGTCTCAAGGACCCGCACGGCACGGAACGCGCCGTGTACGCCCGGGCCCTGGCACTCGCGGAACGCCTCTGGCTCACCGCCGTCACGGCACCTGCCCTCGCCGCCCGGCTCTCTGCGGTTCGTCCCTTTCGCGGCTCGGTGGCGCTGGTGGGTGCGGGAGTGGTGAACCTGATCACTGCCCTGCGGCTGGTACGAGCCGGGCACGCGGTCACCGTGTACGACCGTGCACCGGACCCCAGGGCGGACGCCCACTGGACGGTCTACGGAACCAGCCGTGGTGGCGGGGACGGTCGTATGTTCACCCTCACCGAGACCGACGGGTACCACGGGAACCCTCAGACCGGGCCGATCCCCTACCTCAGACCGCTGGTGGACAACGGCTGGTGCCTGGCGGAACCATCCGCGCTGCGGCAGGAGGAGTTGGACTGGGTGCACGACAGTACGCGCATTCCTCCCTGGCTCGCCCGCGCGTACACCGACGACGTGCTCCTCTTCAACCAGTTCGCCCGGAGGTCTTGGGAGGAGCTGTTCACCGCGGAGCCGACGCTCTCCCGGGACGTCGGCCTGCGGGACGGCATCCTGCGGCTCTACAACGACCCCGTCCGACTGTCCGCCCAGACCGCACGGCAGTGGGCGCTCGGAGCCGTCCGTACGGTGCTCTCCCCGGCAGAGGTGGCCAAGCGGCATCCGGCGCTGACCGGCGCCCACACCGCGGGCGCCCTGGCCGGCGGCGTGGAAGTGGTCGGCTTCACCGTCCAGATCCATGACTTCCTTGCGCGGCTGACCGGCCTGTTGGAGGAGGAGGGGGCCGTCTTCCACTGGGAGACACCCGTCGAGGGTCTGCGCACCGACCCGAACGGCCTCCCGGACGGACTGCGTTGCCAAGAAGAGGTCGTGCGCTTTGACCACTACGTGCTCTCCCCTGGAGCGTACGGCGGCGAACTCCTCCGGGGCACCGCCACCCACGGACTCATCCACGGAGTGATCGGCGTCTGGCTCACACTGCCGAACCTGGCACCGCAACTGATGAACTCGGTGAAGATCAGCAGATCCGGCCACCTCGCGGAGGACTCCAATGTGACCGTCACCACCGGACCCGACGGCGAACCGCTGCTCGTGGTGGGTTCGGGCTACGGATGGACGGGAGCGGACCCCGCGCACATCGACCCCATCCAACTCGAAGCCCTCCACATGGCGGTCGAGGACACAGCCGCGTGGTTCTTTCCCGAGGCGTACGAGGAGGCGCGCAGAACCGGGCTGCTGAAGGAGAGCAGGAGGCACTGCGTACGCCCCTGGACCGCGTCCAGCCTGCCGGTCCTGGAGATCGCACCGAATGCTCACGGCGGTCTGGTGGTGGTGACCGGCGGTCACAACACCGGAGGGTTCGCCCAAGCCCCGGTGGCCGCCGACGCCGTCGCTGCCGCCCTGCGCGGTGAGCCGCACCCCACCCACATCCGCTACCACCCCGATCGGCTCCGCATGTTCTATCGCCAGCGATGA
- a CDS encoding alpha/beta fold hydrolase, translating into MQSLYGALIGVLTAGLLAGAPTPIVETADAGPPDTRPTAREFIDWKPCASDTAAECGSLRLPVDWARPTGEKFDLALARRKATDPDRRVGVLLVNPGGPGEQGVEFVRNKATAHFSADIQKRFDVIGFDPRGVGRSQPVRCSRGLLAQQPSVYPRNQAEFAELVSYNRALRQDCRRHSGPVFDHADTLSVVRDMDAIRRALGEKKINYFGHSYGTLIGQQYAEQFGDRIRAMALTANMDHSLGARDFIVSSAATAEDSFHQFVQWCDRTRSCALHGRNVTVVWDALLAKADRGEVRDPQSPHRGLTAHEITQYAFRAFYGPDWERLASYVAGLDAQEPRALRLPQPDARPGATEPTDPTPFHAVFCQDWRIRAKDYREYAKLTDAELRAAPHMRGSPRMHTAIAGCIGWPDEVNNPQHRLRITDAPTILMSHALHDPANNHAWATNAHRQTRRTTVLLTYEGSGHSVYNRNTCTRKAVDDYLLELKVPPHGSRCAATVSETTAGQ; encoded by the coding sequence ATGCAATCCCTCTATGGAGCCCTCATCGGAGTGCTCACCGCTGGACTCCTCGCCGGAGCACCGACGCCGATCGTGGAGACGGCCGACGCAGGCCCGCCCGACACACGGCCAACAGCCAGGGAATTCATCGACTGGAAACCCTGTGCCTCCGACACAGCAGCCGAGTGCGGCAGTCTGCGCCTCCCCGTGGACTGGGCCCGCCCGACGGGTGAGAAATTCGACCTCGCTCTGGCCCGCCGCAAGGCGACCGATCCGGATCGCCGTGTCGGGGTGCTGCTGGTCAACCCCGGCGGACCGGGTGAGCAGGGTGTGGAGTTCGTCCGCAACAAGGCCACGGCGCACTTCAGCGCGGACATCCAGAAACGGTTCGACGTCATCGGGTTCGACCCCAGAGGGGTCGGCCGCAGCCAGCCGGTGAGATGTTCCAGGGGACTGCTCGCGCAACAGCCGTCGGTGTACCCCCGCAACCAGGCCGAATTCGCTGAACTCGTCTCGTACAACCGCGCATTACGCCAGGACTGCAGGCGTCACAGTGGTCCGGTCTTCGATCACGCCGACACCCTGAGCGTCGTCCGGGACATGGACGCGATACGCCGCGCGTTGGGCGAGAAGAAGATCAACTACTTTGGCCACTCCTACGGCACTTTGATCGGCCAACAGTACGCGGAACAGTTCGGCGACCGGATCCGGGCCATGGCCCTCACCGCGAACATGGATCACAGTCTCGGAGCGCGGGACTTCATCGTCTCATCGGCCGCCACGGCAGAGGACTCGTTCCACCAGTTCGTGCAGTGGTGCGACCGCACCCGTTCCTGCGCGCTCCACGGCCGGAACGTCACCGTCGTATGGGACGCGTTGCTCGCCAAGGCAGATCGGGGAGAAGTCCGCGATCCGCAGTCCCCACACCGTGGTCTCACTGCGCATGAGATCACGCAGTATGCCTTCAGGGCCTTCTACGGACCCGACTGGGAGCGGCTGGCCAGCTATGTGGCGGGCCTCGACGCACAGGAGCCGAGGGCGTTGCGACTCCCCCAACCTGACGCGCGACCAGGGGCGACGGAGCCGACGGACCCCACACCGTTCCACGCCGTGTTCTGCCAGGACTGGCGCATCCGGGCAAAGGACTACCGCGAGTACGCCAAACTGACCGACGCCGAACTTCGGGCGGCTCCGCACATGCGCGGCTCTCCTCGTATGCACACCGCGATAGCCGGCTGCATCGGCTGGCCGGACGAGGTGAACAACCCACAGCACCGACTGCGCATCACCGACGCGCCCACCATCCTGATGTCCCATGCACTGCACGACCCGGCGAACAACCACGCATGGGCCACCAACGCCCACCGGCAGACCCGCAGGACGACCGTCCTGCTCACCTATGAGGGATCGGGCCACAGCGTCTACAACCGCAACACCTGCACACGCAAGGCCGTGGACGACTACCTCCTGGAGCTCAAGGTTCCCCCGCACGGCAGCCGTTGTGCCGCGACCGTATCGGAGACCACCGCAGGGCAGTAA
- a CDS encoding TetR/AcrR family transcriptional regulator, with the protein MNARESRPRPAERSEADTRRRIILATAGLLQQQGYESTSVKSIAVAAAASPSSVYHFFPGGKQQLAIEAMRHGAQEFADLLAEGLSSSADPAEATAACALIIADSLKQSDWADGCPVAVTALETVGRVPGLQEAAIQALTHWQGLVTAKLESSGIAPSAARSLAGTVISTLEGAELLSRVTADDTPLQDAAVHLAQLVRASPRS; encoded by the coding sequence ATGAACGCCAGGGAATCGAGACCACGGCCTGCCGAACGCTCCGAGGCGGACACCCGCCGCAGGATCATCCTCGCCACTGCAGGGCTGCTCCAGCAGCAGGGATACGAGAGCACCTCGGTCAAGAGCATCGCCGTCGCCGCAGCGGCCTCACCGAGCTCCGTCTACCACTTCTTCCCCGGCGGCAAGCAACAGCTGGCGATCGAGGCGATGCGCCATGGCGCGCAGGAGTTCGCCGACCTGCTCGCGGAAGGGCTCTCTTCGTCTGCGGACCCCGCCGAGGCCACGGCAGCGTGTGCCCTGATCATCGCCGACAGCCTCAAGCAGTCCGACTGGGCGGACGGCTGCCCCGTGGCCGTCACCGCCCTGGAGACCGTCGGCCGCGTCCCCGGCCTTCAAGAAGCAGCCATCCAGGCGCTCACCCACTGGCAGGGCCTCGTGACCGCCAAGCTGGAAAGCAGTGGCATCGCCCCGTCCGCGGCCCGCTCTCTCGCGGGAACGGTCATCAGCACGTTGGAGGGCGCCGAACTGCTGAGCCGGGTGACCGCCGACGACACCCCCCTCCAGGACGCCGCCGTGCATCTCGCCCAGCTCGTCCGGGCGTCCCCCCGTTCCTGA